The Chloroflexota bacterium genome includes the window GAAACTCGCCCCCGCTCCCCCGCTCCCCCGCTCCCTTTCCCAAAAGACGGGCATACCTCTCTGCAGGATTGACGACGACGGCGTGACATTCCGTTCTCACCTCGACGGCGCGATCATGCGACTCGACCCAGAACGTTCGTTGCAAATTCAACATCAACTCGGCGCGGATTTCGTCGTCGCGTTCGACGAGTGCACCTCGCCGCTCGACTCACCCGAGTACACGCGTGAGGCGTTGCAACGCACCCATCGCTGGGCGGAACGCTCGCTCGAACAACATCACAAAACGCGCCGCGAGTACCAATCGCTGTTCGGCATCGTGCAAGGCGGCGCGTACCGCGATTTGCGTGAAGAGAGCGCGCGCGTCATCGGCGGTTTGCCCTTCGACGGCTTGTGCATCGGCGGCTCGCTCGGCAAATCGAAAAAAGAAATGCACGCGATTCTCGATTGGACGATTCCATTTTTGCCGGACGACAAACCGCGGCACCTGCTCGGCATCGGCGAACTGCAAGACATCATCGCCGGCGTCGCGCGCGGAATTGACCTGTTCGACTGCGCCTCGCCGACGCGCTGGGCGCGCAACGGCGCGCTCATTGTCTCGCACGAGATCGCGACAAACGCGGAGCAACGCATCACGATTTCGAACGCGCGCTTCGCAATGGACACCTCGCCGATTGACCCGACGTGCGATTGCTACGCGTGCCAACATTTCACGCGCGCGTATCTGCACCACTTGCATCGCGCAAAAGAGTTGATCTATTATCGGCTGGCGTCGCTCCACAATTTGCGAATGATGATGCGATTCATGCGCGAGGTACGCGACGCGATTCGCGCAGGCACGTTCGACGAGTTCAATACGAATCACGCCTCACCCAATGGGTGAGGCGTGATCATTATCTGGGACGTCGACACGTTCACCGACCCAGGTTTTCATCGCTCATCGCGTTCAGCGCCGAGTGGCGAACCACGCGCCGAGAGAGATGAGCGCGAGAACGCCGCCGGCAAGTGCAAGTACGCGCGGATCGAGCGATGATTCACGAACCGTGGCTACATTCAAAGCCAGGAGCGTGGGCGTCGGCGCTGGTGTTGGTGTGCCCGCGCCTCCCACCCGAGGGCTACGCGCGTACTCGGTTGCGCGTGCCTGCGCGACGGCAGCAATCGTCGCGAGCGCGATGGAACGAGTTTGCGGGTCCAAGCCGAT containing:
- the tgt gene encoding tRNA guanosine(34) transglycosylase Tgt, whose product is MPLTFDIQSRDPQTRARAGVLHTAHGDIETPNFMAVATQASVKALTPDDLESIGLQLLIANTYHLALRPGADKVAQLGGLHAFMNWQRPLMTDSGGFQVFSLGAAIRDGVGKIADIFPEEQTADEQGRRGAQGKLAPAPPLPRSLSQKTGIPLCRIDDDGVTFRSHLDGAIMRLDPERSLQIQHQLGADFVVAFDECTSPLDSPEYTREALQRTHRWAERSLEQHHKTRREYQSLFGIVQGGAYRDLREESARVIGGLPFDGLCIGGSLGKSKKEMHAILDWTIPFLPDDKPRHLLGIGELQDIIAGVARGIDLFDCASPTRWARNGALIVSHEIATNAEQRITISNARFAMDTSPIDPTCDCYACQHFTRAYLHHLHRAKELIYYRLASLHNLRMMMRFMREVRDAIRAGTFDEFNTNHASPNG